A single genomic interval of uncultured Desulfobacter sp. harbors:
- a CDS encoding aminotransferase class I/II-fold pyridoxal phosphate-dependent enzyme, producing the protein MNPIPSSDRMEKVHSDIRGPVFEKAMEMVSNGIDVLRLNTGNPDTFGFTMPDSVRTALVSNLDKAVGYCDLKGMPDARKAICDYHVGKGILDFTMDDIFIGNGVSEVVNMAMTAFLNPGDEILIPSPSYSLWTNMAHIVGATPVLYRCDEASAWYPDVVDIRKKITPKTRAILIINPNNPTGAVYSKEVLEQIIQLAREHNLLICSDEIYDRLVMDGLEHFSTAALAPDMPVLTFNGLSKSHIVCGFRCGWLAISGPRGQIDGLIASVTKLAAMRLCGNALTQLVIPSALADEESTNALISPGGRIYEQREATTKALDQIEGITYVKNSAAFYLFPKIDTQKFNITSDKKFVLDLLESKHILLVAGSGFDWPEPDHFRIVMLPESKVLSRAMQEIGDFLSTYRQK; encoded by the coding sequence ATGAACCCCATACCATCTTCAGATAGAATGGAAAAAGTCCATTCAGATATACGCGGTCCTGTTTTTGAAAAAGCCATGGAAATGGTTTCTAACGGCATTGATGTGTTAAGACTCAATACAGGAAATCCAGATACATTTGGGTTTACTATGCCTGATAGTGTGCGCACGGCCTTAGTTAGCAATTTGGACAAGGCCGTGGGATATTGTGACTTAAAAGGTATGCCGGATGCCAGAAAAGCAATATGTGACTATCACGTTGGTAAAGGGATTTTGGATTTTACCATGGATGATATATTCATAGGAAATGGTGTCAGTGAAGTGGTCAATATGGCGATGACTGCGTTTTTAAATCCCGGTGATGAGATTCTTATTCCATCTCCAAGTTATTCACTTTGGACGAATATGGCGCATATTGTCGGAGCGACGCCGGTGCTCTATCGCTGTGATGAAGCTTCTGCATGGTATCCTGATGTGGTCGATATTCGTAAAAAGATCACACCTAAAACACGTGCCATACTGATTATTAACCCCAATAATCCGACGGGTGCGGTATATTCAAAAGAAGTGCTGGAGCAGATCATTCAACTTGCAAGAGAACACAACTTGCTTATTTGTTCGGACGAAATTTATGACCGATTGGTGATGGATGGGTTAGAACATTTTTCTACAGCGGCACTTGCGCCTGATATGCCGGTCCTCACCTTCAATGGGTTATCTAAGTCGCACATCGTATGTGGGTTTCGTTGTGGCTGGCTGGCAATCAGCGGGCCGCGCGGGCAAATTGACGGGTTAATCGCGTCTGTTACGAAACTGGCTGCCATGCGTTTGTGTGGCAATGCATTAACACAACTTGTGATTCCGTCGGCATTGGCGGATGAAGAAAGCACAAACGCGTTGATTTCTCCCGGCGGAAGAATTTATGAACAAAGAGAGGCGACAACTAAAGCTTTAGATCAGATTGAGGGAATTACATACGTTAAAAATTCGGCCGCGTTCTATCTTTTCCCAAAAATTGATACCCAAAAATTTAATATTACAAGTGACAAAAAATTTGTACTGGATTTACTGGAGAGTAAGCATATTTTGCTTGTTGCGGGAAGTGGATTTGACTGGCCGGAACCGGATCATTTTAGAATAGTCATGTTACCGGAATCAAAGGTTCTGTCACGGGCAATGCAGGAAATAGGTGATTTCCTCAGTACGTATCGTCAAAAATAA
- a CDS encoding lysozyme, whose product MDTPTAGIFLEPEERAALPPGVTLRGVYDKGLQLTKESEGFRSHLYNDAAQYCTIAYGHLIKLAPCDGSEPEEFLQGVSEAKGAQMLRKDMEQAERAVLTAVKLPLTDGQYAALCDFVYNVGGGNFRRSTLLKVINKDEFERVPFQLRRWVKAGGRELAGLKKRREREIELFFEDIGIPRAAPAPDEILTPVDIRQGES is encoded by the coding sequence GTGGATACACCTACCGCGGGCATTTTTCTTGAACCTGAAGAACGGGCGGCCCTGCCTCCGGGAGTCACCCTTCGGGGCGTATATGACAAAGGACTGCAGCTGACCAAAGAATCGGAAGGATTTCGAAGTCATCTTTACAACGATGCGGCCCAATACTGCACCATCGCATATGGTCATCTGATCAAGTTAGCTCCTTGTGACGGCAGTGAGCCGGAAGAGTTCCTTCAGGGCGTCAGTGAAGCCAAAGGCGCTCAAATGCTTCGAAAAGACATGGAGCAGGCCGAACGGGCAGTGTTGACCGCGGTTAAACTGCCACTGACGGATGGTCAATATGCCGCCTTGTGTGATTTTGTGTACAATGTCGGGGGTGGAAATTTTCGACGCTCGACACTTCTCAAGGTCATTAATAAAGATGAATTTGAACGGGTACCCTTCCAGTTGCGCCGCTGGGTAAAAGCCGGCGGCAGGGAGCTGGCCGGTCTGAAGAAGCGACGCGAGAGAGAAATTGAACTCTTTTTTGAAGATATCGGCATCCCCCGGGCAGCCCCCGCGCCGGATGAAATCCTGACGCCGGTTGACATTCGACAGGGTGAATCCTGA